From the genome of Zalophus californianus isolate mZalCal1 chromosome 5, mZalCal1.pri.v2, whole genome shotgun sequence:
ctctctctcaaataaataaataaaatctttaaaaaaaaagtgaaaccttGGGCCTTGTCAAGAATTTTGTCTCCCTGATACAAATTTTCATGGTGTTCTAGCCCAAATACTTTCTCATTGAGTATCTTATCAGTGTTCTAGACTATActagtcattttcttttctctcttcagaCTCAAACTTGATTTAGATTCCTCATCTTGCCCAGgacttatcatattgcttataaATGAACTGGGTTAGACAGGGAATGATATGTCATTATGGTGTAGGTACATTGGAGATATTGCTTCATGgtgattttttgttctttttcagtgttCCATTGGCAAGCTACAATAATGGGGCCAGTAAGTATTCAGATTGATTTCAGAATAAATGTTTATGTAATTCACTCATTTTAATCCCACTTCTCTTGTTATCAACAGAATGACAGTCCCTATCAGGGTGGAGTATTTTTCTTGACAATTCATTTCCCAACAGATTACCCCTTCAAGCCACCTAAGGTAATTGGGATATGGCACTTGTTTTTTTGATGTACTTCCTATGATATTAATAAACCATTTCacaagaagtttttcttttttctataggTTGCATTTACAACAAGAATTTATCATCCAAATATTAACAGTAATGGCAGCATTTGTCTTGATATTCTCCGGTCACAGTGGTCTCCAGCACTAACTATTTCAAAAGGTAATGGAATGGGTATCTGATATTAAGATAAAGCAGcagtgttttttgtcttttattttttacttacttgtttttaaagatttatttatttattagagagagaatgtgtgcatgatcagggggaggggtagagggagagagg
Proteins encoded in this window:
- the UBE2D2 gene encoding ubiquitin-conjugating enzyme E2 D2 codes for the protein MTWHGTPPAQCSAGPVGDDMFHWQATIMGPNDSPYQGGVFFLTIHFPTDYPFKPPKVAFTTRIYHPNINSNGSICLDILRSQWSPALTISKVLLSICSLLCDPNPDDPLVPEIARIYKTDREKYNRIAREWTQKYAM